From a single Mangifera indica cultivar Alphonso chromosome 19, CATAS_Mindica_2.1, whole genome shotgun sequence genomic region:
- the LOC123202953 gene encoding uncharacterized protein LOC123202953 isoform X1 — MARGEWGNQGRGKSYSYKKITLIVCSINIVIALYVLRSIYGSIYVFSTNDLNVVKYTPFQIRKMEESIRIRRANEPIELVKWLKESKRELSEESMVELPRSVKQRMTVEILQRLRSLNVTGDGDAQRAEAVESWRKEKLEEAKQLIVGRQGVNSTILQEDARMLVRVLESNWDALSGEIGLWIPSEITQREHDDKPEGIEEEELLEEDILPGRPVPPECNAELHTDYAGAAVRWGLTHHKESAADCCQACLEQAKRAKPGQMKCNIWVYCPAETGCFSPDIYEHKNQECWLKYAEKPKLNFKHKYSESYRNSHPTAPLFVPWVSGVVSV; from the exons ATGGCGAGAGGAGAGTGGGGAAATCAAGGGAGGGGGAAGTCGTATTCTTATAAGAAAATTACTCTTATTGTTTGTTCTATCAACATTGTTATTGCTCTCTACGTTCTTCGCTCAATCTATGGttctatttatgttttttccaccaATGATTTAAACG TTGTAAAGTATACCCCATTTCAGATTAGGAAAATGGAAGAATCAATACGGATTCGGAGAGCTAATGAACCCATAGAGCTTGTTAAATGG TTAAAGGAATCAAAGCGAGAGCTTTCAGAAGAATCAATGGTTGAATTGCCACGATCTGTGAAGCAGAGGATGACTGTTGAGATCCTGCAGAGGTTGCGAAGCTTGAATGTAACGGGAGATGGAGATGCACAAAGAG cAGAAGCAGTTGAAAGCTGGCGTAAGGAAAAACTAGAGgaagccaaacaattgattgtTGGAAGACAGGGAGTGAATTCAACTATTTTGCAAGAAGATGCTA GAATGCTAGTAAGAGTCTTGGAGTCTAATTGGGATGCACTCTCAGGAGAAATTGGCCTTTGGATACCCTCTGAAATCACACAGAGGGAACATGATGATAAACCTGAGGGcatagaagaagaagagctGCTCG AGGAAGATATTTTGCCTGGCAGACCTGTTCCACCTGAGTGTAATGCTGAACTTCATACGGATTATGCTGGTGCAGCTGTCAGATGGGGTCTCACTCACCACAAAGAAAGTGCTGCTGATTGCTGTCAAGCTTGCCTAGAACAGGCAAAGCGTGCTAAGCCAGGTCAAATGAAATGCAATATATGGGTTTATTGCCCAGCTGAGACAGGTTGCTTTTCCCCAGATATCtatgaacataaaaatcagGAGTGCTGGCTGAAATAC GCAGAGAAGCCCAAATTAAATTTCAAGCACAAGTATTCTGAATCATACCGAAATTCCCACCCAACTGCACCTTTGTTTGTTCCATGGGTGTCTGGGGTCGTTAGTGTGTGA
- the LOC123202953 gene encoding uncharacterized protein LOC123202953 isoform X2 yields MARGEWGNQGRGKSYSYKKITLIVCSINIVIALYVLRSIYGSIYVFSTNDLNVVKYTPFQIRKMEESIRIRRANEPIELVKWLKESKRELSEESMVELPRSVKQRMTVEILQRLRSLNVTGDGDAQREAVESWRKEKLEEAKQLIVGRQGVNSTILQEDARMLVRVLESNWDALSGEIGLWIPSEITQREHDDKPEGIEEEELLEEDILPGRPVPPECNAELHTDYAGAAVRWGLTHHKESAADCCQACLEQAKRAKPGQMKCNIWVYCPAETGCFSPDIYEHKNQECWLKYAEKPKLNFKHKYSESYRNSHPTAPLFVPWVSGVVSV; encoded by the exons ATGGCGAGAGGAGAGTGGGGAAATCAAGGGAGGGGGAAGTCGTATTCTTATAAGAAAATTACTCTTATTGTTTGTTCTATCAACATTGTTATTGCTCTCTACGTTCTTCGCTCAATCTATGGttctatttatgttttttccaccaATGATTTAAACG TTGTAAAGTATACCCCATTTCAGATTAGGAAAATGGAAGAATCAATACGGATTCGGAGAGCTAATGAACCCATAGAGCTTGTTAAATGG TTAAAGGAATCAAAGCGAGAGCTTTCAGAAGAATCAATGGTTGAATTGCCACGATCTGTGAAGCAGAGGATGACTGTTGAGATCCTGCAGAGGTTGCGAAGCTTGAATGTAACGGGAGATGGAGATGCACAAAGAG AAGCAGTTGAAAGCTGGCGTAAGGAAAAACTAGAGgaagccaaacaattgattgtTGGAAGACAGGGAGTGAATTCAACTATTTTGCAAGAAGATGCTA GAATGCTAGTAAGAGTCTTGGAGTCTAATTGGGATGCACTCTCAGGAGAAATTGGCCTTTGGATACCCTCTGAAATCACACAGAGGGAACATGATGATAAACCTGAGGGcatagaagaagaagagctGCTCG AGGAAGATATTTTGCCTGGCAGACCTGTTCCACCTGAGTGTAATGCTGAACTTCATACGGATTATGCTGGTGCAGCTGTCAGATGGGGTCTCACTCACCACAAAGAAAGTGCTGCTGATTGCTGTCAAGCTTGCCTAGAACAGGCAAAGCGTGCTAAGCCAGGTCAAATGAAATGCAATATATGGGTTTATTGCCCAGCTGAGACAGGTTGCTTTTCCCCAGATATCtatgaacataaaaatcagGAGTGCTGGCTGAAATAC GCAGAGAAGCCCAAATTAAATTTCAAGCACAAGTATTCTGAATCATACCGAAATTCCCACCCAACTGCACCTTTGTTTGTTCCATGGGTGTCTGGGGTCGTTAGTGTGTGA
- the LOC123203704 gene encoding uncharacterized protein LOC123203704 translates to MSAFYHEEPPEDSKRCKLLAMVLKNVCSNCQCHSDSGRLSLSSPVEEFQTTDFNQEQEVVVSEIRSRAMEKLRRKSSPVTDSLAWVVSPRSRELYLKAHQQKDDEDEEDEEDGRDEFFSVGSSFPCYSSAVSREAYYPVKTNFSCCSPGLKGFDFQEFQKLDFQDLQRSIIQELCLCEGWPFGLCRRAVLLPPLPKSPSESWSWHKGTKIAKFP, encoded by the exons ATGAGTGCCTTTTACCATGAAGAGCCACCAGAGGACTCCAAGAGATGCAAACTCCTTGCCATGGTTTTGAAGAATGTGTGTTCAAATTGCCAGTGCCACAGTGACAGTGGACGCCTCTCACTTTCGAGCCCAGTGGAGGAGTTTCAAACAACCGACTTCAATCAAGAACAGGAA GTGGTGGTTTCAGAAATCCGAAGTCGGGCGATGGAGAAGTTGAGACGCAAGTCTAGTCCCGTGACTGATAGCTTAGCCTGGGTCGTTTCACCAAGAAGCAGAGAATTGTACTTAAAGGCACATCAacaaaaagatgatgaagatgaagaagatgaagaagatggaAGAGATGAATTCTTTTCTGTTGGGAGTAGCTTCCCTTGCTATTCAAGTGCTGTTAGCAGAGAAGCATATTACCCAGTTAAGACAAACTTCTCTTGCTGCAGTCCAGGCTTGAAAGGGTTTGATTTTCAAGAGTTTCAAAAGCTTGATTTTCAGGATCTCCAGAGGTCTATAATACAAGAACTGTGTTTATGTGAAGGATGGCCGTTCGGCCTCTGCAGGAGAGCTGTGTTACTACCACCTCTACCCAAATCGCCATCTGAATCTTGGTCATGGCATAAAGGCACTAAAATTGCTAAATTTCCTTGA